The Neospora caninum Liverpool complete genome, chromosome X genome includes a region encoding these proteins:
- a CDS encoding Glutathione peroxidase, related yields the protein MGLGGSKATFSPESIPTSFSEIKFKDLYGVERSLGEWDGKVKIVVNVASNCGLTKGHNKEFFELREKIGAEHFEILAFPCRQFASQEFADIGETQQFCARVKIPFPVFTTSEVNGPDTNPAFLYCKWNSDSFYQPVKNSKNAKLSDIGWNYGKFLLDKDNGVYKYYGPRTKPLEMEQDIRKLLEGQAKGMKRDAAGELQPL from the exons ATGGGGCTCGGCGGAAGCAAAGCAACCTTTTCGCCCGAGAGCATTCCAACCTCGTTCAGCGAGATCAAATTCAAGGATCTCTACGGCGTCGAACGCTCCCTCGGCGAATGGGATGGAAAA GTGAAGATCGTGGTGAACGTTGCCTCCAACTGCGGCCTGACGAAAGGCCACAACAAGGAGTTCTTCGAGCTCCGAGAAAAAATAGGTGCGGAGCACTTCGAG ATTTTGGCCTTCCCGTGTCGCCAATTCGCCAGCCAGGAGTTTGCAGATATCGGGGAGACCCAGCAGTTCTGCGCACGCGTGAAAATCCCCTTCCCTGTTTTTACCACGTCTGAAGTTAACGGCCCAGATACAAACCCCGCCTTCCTCTATTGCAAGTGGAACAGCGACAGT TTCTACCAGCCCGTGAAGAATTCCAAGAACGCGAAACTGAGTGACATCGGATGGAACTACGGCAAGTTTCTCTTGGACAAAGACAATGGCGTGTACAAGTACTACGGCCCGAGGACGAAACCGCTTGAGATGGAACAAGACATCAGGAAACTCCTTGAGGGTCAAGCAAAGGGCATGAAACGAGATGCAGCAGGCGAACTGCAGCCTCTGTGA